The Bifidobacterium animalis subsp. animalis ATCC 25527 genome has a segment encoding these proteins:
- a CDS encoding carbohydrate ABC transporter permease yields MSAATAYSKKNGFHKSAKTPWGNPIVYFFSLVLVAICIVPVLYIIFGGFRTNAQITNNPAGLPNPWVISNYKDVITSDMFWTELGNSLIAGICTMVGVVVLGIMVSYVIARYKFRYSALMYALFSAGLMFPMTVGITPLYLMIRNLGLSNSLAGIILPGIAFGLPQTIIILVPFLQSIPMELEEACLLDGCSRLGFFWRMVIPLSMPGVATTGILTFVGSWNGYMLPLFVLSDESKYTLPLGVQMFSSQHSVDTARVLAFTSLAMLPALICFTIFQKKIVGGLTGAVKG; encoded by the coding sequence ATGAGTGCTGCAACGGCATATTCCAAGAAAAACGGTTTCCACAAGTCCGCGAAGACCCCATGGGGCAACCCGATAGTCTATTTCTTCTCGCTTGTGCTCGTGGCGATTTGTATCGTCCCGGTGCTTTACATCATCTTCGGCGGATTCCGTACCAACGCGCAGATCACCAACAACCCTGCCGGTCTGCCGAATCCCTGGGTGATCAGCAACTACAAGGACGTCATCACCAGTGATATGTTCTGGACCGAGCTGGGCAACTCGCTGATCGCTGGCATCTGCACGATGGTCGGCGTCGTCGTCCTCGGCATCATGGTCAGCTACGTCATCGCCCGCTACAAGTTCCGGTACTCGGCACTGATGTATGCGCTGTTCTCGGCGGGCCTCATGTTCCCGATGACCGTCGGTATCACTCCGCTGTACCTGATGATCAGGAATCTGGGTCTGTCGAACTCCCTTGCGGGCATTATCCTTCCGGGAATTGCTTTCGGTCTGCCGCAGACCATCATCATCCTGGTCCCCTTCCTGCAATCCATCCCGATGGAATTGGAGGAGGCGTGCCTGCTGGACGGTTGTTCTCGCCTCGGCTTCTTCTGGCGCATGGTCATCCCGCTGTCGATGCCCGGCGTCGCCACAACCGGCATCCTCACCTTCGTGGGAAGCTGGAACGGCTATATGCTTCCGCTCTTCGTCCTGAGCGATGAAAGCAAGTACACGCTTCCGCTTGGTGTGCAGATGTTCAGCTCCCAGCACTCGGTGGATACGGCCAGGGTCCTGGCGTTCACCTCGCTCGCCATGCTTCCGGCCCTCATCTGCTTCACGATCTTCCAGAAGAAGATCGTGGGTGGCCTGACCGGCGCGGTCAAGGGCTGA
- a CDS encoding glycoside hydrolase family 43 protein, which yields MKIENPVLPGFNADPSMIRVGDTYYIANSTFEWWPGVRLHESKDMVHWRLLPSPLNRRSQIDMRGNPSSGGVWAPDLSYADGKFWLVYSDVKIVNGAFKDCTNYLVTAEDIRGPWSEPIRINGVGFDASLFHDDDGRKYLVQQTWDFREYNHPFDGITLTEFDVETMRLRPETERTIWRGTDVKLVEGPHLYKINGMYYLFCAEGGTVWTHQEVVARSATLDAMSFEGSPYNPFISNFDTPRSYLQKQGHGALVDTPSGEWYYASLCGRPWHHENESVTDPRGWCTLGRETSIQKVEWTDDGWPVVVGGHGGQRVVEAPQDAIETEAPADHSQHDDFEVPQLALDWNTLRVPFDESMGSVGGGTLTLRGQGSLCNLFDLSLVARRWQAFDFDASVGVRFDPTNYRQMAGLTNYYNDLCWSWAFVTWDEKRQCRVIEVAQNDFNTYTSFLRDRAVPVPDDVETVWLRTRVRTQTYGYDYSFDGEQWHDLGVELDAKILSDDYVNQRYGGFFTGAFVGLAAVDLSGYDATAEFVDFDYRELSE from the coding sequence ATGAAGATCGAAAACCCGGTACTGCCCGGATTCAACGCCGATCCGTCGATGATCAGGGTCGGAGACACCTACTACATCGCGAATTCCACGTTCGAATGGTGGCCTGGCGTGCGTCTGCACGAGTCGAAGGACATGGTGCATTGGCGCCTGTTGCCGAGCCCGCTGAACCGTCGTTCGCAGATCGACATGCGCGGCAACCCGTCCTCCGGTGGCGTGTGGGCTCCCGACCTGTCCTATGCGGACGGCAAGTTCTGGCTCGTGTACTCCGATGTTAAAATCGTCAACGGCGCGTTCAAGGACTGCACGAACTACCTCGTGACCGCCGAGGACATCCGTGGCCCGTGGAGCGAACCGATCCGGATCAACGGCGTTGGCTTCGATGCAAGCCTGTTCCATGACGATGACGGGCGCAAGTACCTCGTCCAGCAGACTTGGGATTTCCGTGAATACAACCATCCCTTCGATGGCATCACGCTTACCGAGTTCGACGTCGAGACCATGCGCCTGCGCCCTGAGACCGAACGCACGATTTGGCGCGGCACCGATGTCAAACTCGTCGAAGGCCCACACCTGTACAAAATCAACGGCATGTACTACCTGTTCTGTGCCGAGGGCGGCACCGTCTGGACGCATCAGGAGGTCGTCGCGCGTTCCGCGACGCTCGATGCGATGTCGTTCGAGGGGAGCCCGTACAACCCGTTCATCAGCAACTTCGACACCCCACGCAGCTACCTGCAGAAGCAGGGGCATGGCGCACTCGTGGATACGCCATCCGGCGAATGGTACTACGCGTCGCTGTGTGGCCGGCCCTGGCACCATGAGAACGAATCGGTGACCGATCCGCGTGGATGGTGCACCCTGGGCCGCGAGACGTCCATCCAGAAAGTCGAATGGACCGATGACGGCTGGCCTGTCGTCGTCGGCGGTCATGGCGGACAACGCGTCGTCGAGGCGCCGCAAGACGCCATCGAGACCGAGGCACCGGCCGATCACAGCCAGCATGACGATTTCGAGGTGCCGCAGCTCGCCCTGGATTGGAACACGCTGCGTGTTCCCTTCGACGAATCGATGGGTTCCGTCGGAGGCGGCACGCTGACCTTGCGTGGGCAGGGATCGCTGTGCAACCTCTTCGACCTGTCCCTCGTCGCCCGCCGTTGGCAGGCGTTCGATTTCGACGCGTCTGTCGGTGTGCGATTCGACCCCACCAACTACCGGCAGATGGCCGGTCTGACGAACTACTACAACGACCTGTGCTGGTCGTGGGCTTTCGTCACTTGGGATGAGAAGCGGCAGTGCCGTGTGATCGAAGTCGCCCAGAACGATTTCAACACCTACACCTCGTTCCTGCGGGACCGGGCGGTACCGGTTCCCGATGATGTGGAGACCGTATGGCTGCGCACGCGTGTGCGCACGCAGACCTATGGTTACGACTATTCGTTCGACGGTGAGCAGTGGCATGACCTCGGTGTCGAACTGGACGCGAAGATCCTGTCGGACGACTATGTGAATCAACGGTATGGCGGGTTCTTCACCGGAGCGTTCGTTGGGCTCGCGGCAGTGGACCTGTCGGGGTATGACGCAACGGCGGAGTTCGTGGACTTCGATTACCGCGAATTGAGTGAATGA
- a CDS encoding sialate O-acetylesterase: protein MTLTMPKLLDDGCVLQSGRPVNIWGWCTPGERVSVRIGECAGETISAADGGWQVRLDALDPGGPYAFEVIGDGATVRRSCYAGEVFLCSGQSNMELSMQWVHPYYPNEFRRQDDPLLRQFKVVDRYDFSGPVRDHEEASWLECAPETLGQFSAVAYFFGRMVRQWLQVPVGLLNVSLGGSPIEAWMDAASLDDCPEALEELDPYLGDGVAEARSEESLSAVAGWMEELQARRIPADKLHWRHVDLPARFEDCGLPGFQGMIELRRTVVLPPYCEGAEGTLRLGAWADIDETYINGINIGGRPNQYEPRDYRIPAGMLRAGANEIVVRLVCNAGSGRVTEGKAMTLQVGDEVHDVSGIWRLAVVASMDRPCPSEDFVRWRPTGLYNAMLAPCFRFPVRAALWYQGESNTGTRAAQYGKLLATMIDLWRERWHDPHMPFLIVQLPGISIDCIEDGGWPLVRAGQWAVGKQVPDVKTVVTLDAGEPNDLHPHDKKLVASRLFDAACALLYGGDNVQPMVKRIEERDGMLCVSYATVARQGANPVPCTPLTLDGGDLGEFEFVWRDAMCAVPAPATVEGAEVCIPLPERRPDILRYAWRNNPSRGLLVDGRGTPMPPFAYDLKRGAMIEPSVRAGGDVDAGTGRA from the coding sequence ATGACATTGACAATGCCAAAGCTGCTGGATGATGGATGTGTGCTGCAATCCGGCAGACCCGTGAACATCTGGGGATGGTGCACACCGGGGGAGCGTGTCTCCGTACGTATCGGCGAATGTGCAGGGGAAACCATAAGCGCCGCGGACGGCGGCTGGCAGGTGCGGTTGGATGCGTTGGATCCTGGCGGCCCGTATGCCTTCGAAGTGATTGGCGATGGCGCGACAGTACGGCGCTCATGCTATGCGGGTGAGGTGTTCCTGTGTTCGGGGCAATCCAATATGGAGCTTTCCATGCAATGGGTACATCCATACTATCCCAACGAGTTTCGGCGGCAGGATGACCCCTTGCTGCGCCAGTTCAAGGTCGTGGACCGATACGATTTCTCCGGCCCGGTGCGTGACCATGAGGAGGCCTCATGGCTGGAGTGTGCACCCGAGACGCTGGGCCAATTCTCCGCAGTCGCGTATTTCTTTGGGCGAATGGTGCGCCAGTGGTTGCAGGTCCCCGTCGGACTGCTCAATGTATCGTTGGGCGGTTCCCCCATCGAAGCATGGATGGACGCCGCTTCACTCGATGATTGTCCTGAAGCGTTGGAGGAGCTGGATCCCTATCTGGGTGATGGCGTGGCCGAGGCGCGGAGCGAAGAGAGTCTGTCCGCGGTCGCTGGATGGATGGAAGAGCTGCAAGCGCGGCGGATTCCTGCCGACAAGCTGCATTGGCGCCATGTCGACCTGCCGGCCCGTTTTGAGGATTGCGGGTTGCCGGGATTCCAGGGAATGATCGAATTGCGGCGGACAGTGGTGCTGCCGCCCTATTGCGAGGGTGCTGAAGGCACGCTGCGGTTGGGGGCATGGGCTGACATCGATGAGACCTACATCAATGGAATCAACATAGGGGGCCGCCCCAACCAATATGAGCCCCGTGACTACCGGATTCCTGCCGGTATGCTGCGCGCGGGGGCCAACGAGATTGTTGTGCGCCTTGTCTGCAACGCGGGATCCGGCCGGGTGACCGAAGGCAAGGCGATGACCTTGCAGGTCGGCGATGAGGTCCATGATGTGAGCGGCATCTGGAGGCTTGCCGTCGTGGCGAGCATGGACAGGCCATGTCCGAGTGAGGATTTTGTGCGTTGGCGCCCCACCGGGTTGTATAACGCCATGCTCGCGCCTTGCTTCCGTTTCCCGGTACGCGCTGCGCTGTGGTACCAAGGGGAATCGAACACCGGGACCAGGGCGGCGCAATACGGCAAACTGCTCGCCACGATGATCGATCTGTGGCGGGAGCGTTGGCATGATCCGCATATGCCCTTCCTCATCGTGCAATTGCCCGGCATCAGCATCGATTGCATCGAGGACGGCGGTTGGCCGCTCGTACGCGCCGGGCAGTGGGCCGTTGGGAAGCAAGTACCCGACGTGAAGACGGTCGTGACGCTGGATGCCGGTGAACCCAACGACTTGCATCCGCATGACAAGAAGCTCGTCGCGTCACGTCTGTTCGACGCGGCATGTGCGCTGCTCTATGGAGGCGACAATGTGCAGCCGATGGTGAAGAGGATCGAGGAACGCGATGGGATGCTGTGCGTCTCCTATGCCACTGTTGCCCGCCAAGGGGCCAATCCGGTCCCTTGCACGCCGTTGACGCTCGATGGCGGCGATCTGGGTGAATTCGAGTTCGTCTGGCGCGATGCCATGTGCGCGGTGCCTGCACCTGCGACGGTTGAGGGGGCAGAAGTGTGCATTCCGCTGCCTGAGCGGCGTCCCGACATACTGCGGTATGCATGGCGGAACAACCCGTCACGTGGTCTGCTTGTGGATGGCCGGGGCACTCCGATGCCTCCATTTGCCTATGATTTGAAGCGTGGTGCCATGATCGAGCCATCGGTGCGCGCTGGCGGAGACGTCGATGCCGGGACGGGACGTGCGTGA
- a CDS encoding carboxylesterase/lipase family protein has protein sequence MRRQVTCEQGTLEGLAVGDPSITAFRGVPFAAPPVGPLRWRPPQSPAPWQGVRCAFDDAPACLQPIPGASNPFYDKEWGMDPAIPLDEDCLYLNIWTPALRGSGVDAHLTGEPLPVMVWIHGGAYQCGCAMEKEFDGTALARQGVVVVSVAYRLNVFGFFSHRWLQEEAEEGAPYANFGWLDQQAALRWVRRNITVFGGDPTRICIFGQSAGAASVLAQCCAPGNAGLFSRAIMQSGAGLGYFNATLCSLESAQSTGARLMRRLGVENLDEARAVDAQTLFEGASRLEAPEGVDHAAWPMMVNWVPCVDGVFMPRQERDLILDGQTKNIDLVVGDTQDEFMVSDGQGHQVRAGREGNRRLIAAWQHGGGRAPYYYHFDVPMPGDDAGSFHSSDLWFVFGTLGSCWRPMRGCHVELSQCMSRYWTRFAAIGDPSGPGLVHWDRTDMHGDRFLHLGFPVEMRSGHRGA, from the coding sequence ATGCGCAGGCAAGTCACATGTGAGCAGGGAACACTCGAGGGATTGGCGGTGGGTGATCCCTCCATCACAGCTTTTCGTGGAGTGCCGTTCGCCGCTCCACCAGTGGGGCCGCTGCGTTGGCGACCACCCCAGTCGCCGGCGCCTTGGCAAGGTGTACGGTGTGCGTTCGACGATGCCCCGGCCTGCCTGCAACCCATTCCGGGAGCGTCAAACCCGTTCTATGACAAGGAATGGGGCATGGATCCCGCCATCCCGCTCGATGAGGATTGCCTGTATCTGAACATTTGGACGCCGGCATTGCGGGGGAGCGGCGTCGATGCGCACCTCACCGGCGAACCCCTGCCGGTCATGGTGTGGATCCATGGAGGCGCCTACCAGTGCGGGTGCGCGATGGAGAAGGAGTTCGACGGCACCGCGCTCGCGCGTCAGGGCGTTGTGGTTGTGTCGGTGGCGTATCGGCTGAACGTGTTCGGATTTTTCTCACACCGCTGGCTGCAGGAGGAAGCGGAGGAAGGCGCCCCGTATGCGAATTTCGGATGGTTGGACCAACAGGCCGCCCTTCGGTGGGTGCGCCGCAACATCACCGTTTTCGGTGGCGACCCCACACGCATATGCATCTTCGGGCAGTCCGCGGGTGCGGCTTCGGTATTGGCGCAATGCTGCGCGCCGGGTAATGCCGGACTGTTCTCCCGGGCGATCATGCAATCAGGTGCGGGCCTTGGCTACTTCAATGCAACGCTGTGCTCATTGGAATCCGCACAGTCGACGGGCGCAAGGTTGATGCGGCGTCTGGGGGTGGAGAACCTCGATGAGGCACGGGCTGTCGATGCGCAGACCCTGTTCGAGGGAGCATCTAGGCTTGAGGCGCCTGAAGGTGTGGATCATGCCGCATGGCCGATGATGGTCAATTGGGTGCCATGTGTCGATGGCGTCTTCATGCCACGGCAGGAGCGCGATCTGATACTTGACGGCCAAACCAAGAACATCGATCTGGTGGTGGGTGATACGCAAGACGAATTCATGGTGTCCGACGGGCAAGGCCATCAGGTGCGGGCTGGCCGCGAAGGCAACCGCCGGCTGATCGCAGCATGGCAGCATGGTGGCGGCCGCGCACCGTATTATTACCATTTCGATGTGCCGATGCCCGGCGATGACGCGGGCTCCTTCCATTCTTCCGACCTCTGGTTCGTGTTCGGGACCTTGGGCTCATGCTGGCGACCCATGCGTGGATGCCATGTTGAGCTCTCCCAATGCATGTCACGGTATTGGACGCGTTTTGCGGCGATAGGCGATCCCAGTGGACCGGGTCTTGTGCACTGGGACCGCACCGACATGCATGGCGACCGCTTCCTGCATCTGGGTTTCCCTGTGGAAATGCGCAGTGGGCATCGCGGCGCATGA
- a CDS encoding glycoside hydrolase 43 family protein: MNVVQNPILNSDFPDPDIIRVGHTYYMASTTMHFMPGCDILRSFDLTHWEPYGHVYHTLGHTGTYMLDDDQDLYGQGMWAPSLRWHNGRFHVLFSANDTHTTHLFTAEDARGPWRHHIVQGFYHDPSLLFDDGRVFIVHGNTALRLTEMEADLSGPKAGGLDRVLVQDLPNQDLGYEGSHLQRHDGRYYLFTCHFARGHRKTEDCFIADSLDGEFRGRCILDDDLGYHDQGVAQGGMVDTPDGQWYAFMFQDRGALGRTPVLMPMHFDTDGMPVLGVNGRVPAYVESAPSAEPHHHYAPLNGDDDFRYTPDSRGTIHLAPYWQFNHTPHDETWSVTARPGAFRITTSRVSATMLRATNTLTQRTTGPRCAAEVTIDASGLMEGDIAGLCAFQGCYAYAAITRRQGSWHAIMAERNALHPDNTAERHYDEVPVEVESLPLPSPQVTFRLEIDYTDMRDTARFLVRTDAGWIPIGHPHRLWFKLDHFTGCRFALFTQATQHVGGHADFMRFRYHDATDMGA; the protein is encoded by the coding sequence ATGAACGTCGTCCAGAATCCAATACTCAACTCGGACTTTCCCGATCCCGACATCATCAGGGTCGGCCATACCTATTACATGGCGAGCACCACGATGCATTTCATGCCCGGATGCGACATATTGAGGTCGTTCGACCTGACACATTGGGAACCGTATGGCCATGTCTACCACACACTTGGGCACACGGGCACCTATATGCTAGACGACGATCAGGACCTGTATGGGCAGGGAATGTGGGCGCCGTCCCTGCGATGGCACAATGGCAGATTCCATGTGTTGTTCTCCGCGAATGACACCCATACGACCCATCTGTTCACCGCTGAGGACGCCCGCGGTCCATGGCGTCATCATATCGTCCAGGGCTTCTACCACGATCCTTCGCTGCTCTTTGACGATGGGCGTGTGTTCATCGTTCACGGCAACACTGCACTGCGGCTGACCGAGATGGAGGCGGATCTGTCCGGACCGAAGGCCGGTGGACTCGACCGTGTGCTCGTGCAGGATTTGCCGAATCAGGATCTGGGATACGAGGGATCCCATCTGCAACGGCATGATGGGCGGTATTACCTGTTCACCTGTCATTTCGCCCGTGGCCACCGCAAAACCGAGGATTGTTTCATCGCGGATTCGCTTGACGGTGAGTTCCGGGGCCGCTGCATTCTGGACGACGACTTGGGATACCATGACCAAGGTGTGGCGCAAGGTGGCATGGTGGACACGCCCGATGGCCAATGGTACGCGTTCATGTTCCAGGACCGCGGGGCATTGGGCAGGACACCCGTGCTCATGCCGATGCATTTCGATACGGACGGCATGCCCGTATTGGGCGTGAATGGGCGAGTTCCGGCATACGTCGAAAGCGCGCCTTCCGCCGAACCGCACCATCATTATGCGCCGCTCAACGGCGATGACGATTTCCGCTACACGCCCGATAGCAGGGGAACCATCCATCTGGCCCCCTATTGGCAGTTCAACCACACACCACATGACGAGACATGGTCGGTGACCGCGCGCCCCGGTGCATTCCGCATCACCACAAGCCGCGTATCGGCCACCATGCTGCGGGCGACCAATACGCTTACGCAACGCACGACCGGCCCACGGTGCGCCGCGGAAGTGACCATCGACGCCAGCGGACTCATGGAAGGCGACATCGCCGGGCTCTGCGCATTCCAAGGCTGCTACGCATACGCCGCCATAACACGCAGGCAGGGATCTTGGCATGCGATCATGGCGGAACGCAATGCGCTGCATCCGGACAACACCGCCGAGCGCCATTACGACGAGGTCCCGGTTGAAGTGGAGTCCCTGCCATTGCCGTCACCGCAGGTCACGTTCCGTTTGGAGATCGACTACACCGACATGCGCGATACCGCGCGTTTCCTTGTGCGGACAGACGCCGGGTGGATACCGATCGGACATCCCCACCGCCTGTGGTTCAAACTGGATCATTTCACAGGATGCCGGTTCGCACTGTTCACCCAAGCGACCCAGCATGTTGGAGGACATGCCGACTTCATGCGCTTCCGTTATCACGATGCCACAGATATGGGAGCTTGA